One Rosa chinensis cultivar Old Blush chromosome 5, RchiOBHm-V2, whole genome shotgun sequence genomic region harbors:
- the LOC112163822 gene encoding cytochrome P450 CYP82D47 — protein sequence QGVGELPRAKQLLKAKGAWPLFGHLPLLGRSAKPLHMALGAMANKYGPLFTVRLGVHQSLVVSSSEMDKECFTINDTCLSSRPKMAVAEHIGYNYAMFGLAPYGPYWREMRKVTTLELFSNRRLEQLKNIRVLEVTTFLKEMYKTWSNRANVNKCFDGDQVLVELKQWFEDLTLNVILRMVAGKRYSVAIDEEEKNEARRVQKAVKEFFDLTGLFLVGDVIPYLRWLDLGGHEKAMKKTGKKLDAIVGKWVEEHKQKRALEGNAAHNCKGEQDFIDSMISMLDGADLDGFDADTVNKATTLTMIAGGSDTTMVTLTWAIALLLNNRDKLKRAQDELDTEIGRERFVSESDMSKLVYIQAIVKETLRLYPAAPLSAPHEFNKDCTIGGYFVPKGTRLITNLWKIQTDPKMWPDDPLGFKPERLLTTHKDVDVKGQHFELIPFGSGRRACPGLAFGIQMVQFTLASFLHAFQVSTLPDNAPIDMTESLGITNVKATPLEVLIKPRLSHKLYD from the exons CAAGGAGTTGGAGAACTTCCAAGGGCAAAACAGCTCCTGAAAGCCAAGGGTGCATGGCCTCTATTTGGTCACCTTCCCTTGTTAGGACGGTCGGCCAAGCCTCTTCACATGGCCTTGGGAGCCATGGCTAACAAGTACGGACCCCTTTTCACCGTCCGGCTTGGGGTGCATCAATCGTTGGTGGTGAGTAGTAGTGAGATGGATAAGGAGTGCTTTACGATCAACGACACGTGCTTGTCCTCCCGCCCGAAAATGGCAGTTGCAGAGCACATCGGCTATAACTACGCAATGTTTGGGCTCGCACCCTACGGGCCATACTGGCGTGAAATGCGTAAGGTTACCACTTTAGAGTTGTTCTCCAACCGCCGCCTTGAGCAGCTAAAAAACATTCGAGTCTTGGAGGTGACCACCTTTTTGAAAGAAATGTACAAAACTTGGAGTAATAGAGCAAATGTAAACAAGTGCTTCGACGGTGACCAAGTGTTGGTGGAGTTAAAACAATGGTTCGAGGACCTCACTTTAAATGTGATTCTCAGGATGGTGGCTGGAAAGCGTTACTCTGTTGCTATAgacgaagaagagaagaatgaaGCACGTCGAGTTCAGAAGGCAGTGAAGGAGTTCTTTGACCTTACTGGGTTGTTTTTGGTGGGCGATGTGATTCCTTATCTTCGGTGGTTGGATTTAGGTGGACATGAGAAAGCCATGAAGAAAACGGGAAAAAAATTGGACGCCATTGTTGGAAAATGGGTGGAAGAGCATAAGCAAAAGAGAGCACTAGAAGGCAATGCAGCTCATAATTGTAAAGGGGAGCAAGACTTCATAGACTCCATGATATCGATGCTTGACGGTGCGGACCTCGACGGTTTTGATGCGGATACCGTCAACAAAGCTACAACCTTG ACTATGATTGCAGGAGGCAGCGATACCACCATGGTAACTTTAACATGGGCAATAGCATTACTGTTAAACAACCGTGACAAGTTGAAAAGAGCCCAAGATGAACTAGACACCGAGATAGGAAGAGAGAGATTTGTGAGTGAGTCGGATATGAGCAAGCTAGTCTATATCCAAGCCATAGTGAAAGAGACGCTTCGGTTATACCCTGCAGCACCATTATCAGCACCACATGAATTCAACAAGGACTGCACCATAGGTGGCTACTTTGTCCCAAAGGGTACACGGTTGATCACAAACCTATGGAAGATCCAAACCGACCCAAAAATGTGGCCGGATGACCCGTTAGGATTCAAGCCGGAGAGATTACTAACCACCCATAAGGATGTTGATGTTAAGGGTCAACACTTTGAGTTAATTCCATTTGGAAGTGGAAGAAGAGCATGCCCTGGACTAGCTTTCGGCATTCAAATGGTGCAATTTACATTGGCCAGCTTCCTACATGCGTTCCAAGTTTCAACTCTTCCCGATAATGCACCAATTGATATGACTGAGAGTCTtgggatcactaacgttaaggCTACTCCACTTGAAGTTCTCATCAAACCCCGTTTGTCTCATAAACTTTATGATTGA